A genomic window from Lentibacter algarum includes:
- a CDS encoding valine--tRNA ligase, translating into MAMEKTFNASEAEPRLTAMWEEAGAFRAGANRSRDESFTIMIPPPNVTGALHVGHAFNNTLQDILIRWHRMRGFDTLWQPGQDHAGIATQMQVEKMLASTGQPSRGELGRQKFLEKVWEWKGQYGGTIVDQLKRLGCSCDWNRNAFTMAGAEGDPRIGHENSPNFHDAVIKVFVEMYEQGLIYRGKRLVNWDPHFETAISDLEVENLEVAGHMWHFKYPLANGATYTYVEKDEEGNVTLSEERDYISIATTRPETMLGDGAVAVHPDDARYAPIIGQLCEIPVGPKEHRRLIPIITDEYPDMAFGSGAVKITGAHDFNDYEVAKRAGIPLYRLMDTKGAMRSDGASYDEAATVAMSVSKGLQTLTISEADALNLVPEELRGLDRFAARKAVVEQITAEGLAVMVSEAFEDEDGEPQTRLVPHVENKPIMQPFGDRSKVVIEPMLTDQWFVDAEKVVGPALDAVRDGEIKIMPESGEKTYYHWLENIEPWCISRQLWWGHQIPVWFDIFGNQFCASTQAEAIENAKKFYEGWVPGAEVKVVVSDKGNAKVEQGSQAKSYAELNQLTAMSMGNEINKVNIALYRDPDVLDTWFSSGLWPIGTLGWPEDTDEMKRYFPTDVLVTGADILFFWVARMIMMQKAVVNEIPFHTVYLHQLVRDEKGKKMSKTTGNVIDPLEIVDEFGADALRFTNAQMAALGGVLKLSKQKITGYRNFTTKLWNAARFAEMNEAVGSDGAVPEASATVNKWIIGETAKVRETVDAALEAYRFNDAANALYAFVWGKVCDWYVEFSKPLLLDGDAVTKAETQAVMAWVIDQCVVLLHPIMPFITEELWGTLGERQKILAHTDWPTYGSELVDAAADAEMNWVIGLIEEIRSVRAQMHVPAGLKVPVVVRNMSEEAKAAYDGNEALIKKLARMDELHVVAEFPKGTAALSVTGAEFGLPLADIIDVDEEKARLEKSLGKLAKEIGGMRGRLGNPKFVASAPDEVVEETRANLAEREEEEGLMKAALKRLAEI; encoded by the coding sequence ATGGCGATGGAAAAGACATTTAACGCAAGCGAAGCCGAGCCGCGCCTCACCGCAATGTGGGAAGAGGCCGGTGCCTTCCGCGCAGGCGCGAACCGCTCGCGCGACGAGAGCTTCACAATCATGATCCCACCACCGAATGTGACTGGGGCTTTGCACGTCGGCCACGCCTTCAACAATACCTTGCAAGACATCCTGATCCGTTGGCACAGAATGCGCGGCTTTGACACGCTCTGGCAGCCAGGTCAGGATCATGCAGGCATTGCCACGCAGATGCAGGTTGAGAAAATGTTGGCCTCGACAGGCCAGCCCTCGCGCGGCGAGCTTGGGCGTCAGAAATTCCTCGAAAAAGTCTGGGAATGGAAGGGGCAGTACGGTGGGACGATTGTCGATCAGTTGAAGCGCCTTGGCTGCTCATGTGATTGGAATCGAAATGCTTTTACCATGGCAGGTGCAGAGGGTGACCCGCGCATTGGCCACGAGAATTCGCCGAATTTCCACGACGCTGTGATCAAGGTTTTTGTTGAAATGTATGAGCAAGGTCTCATCTATCGCGGCAAGCGGCTGGTCAACTGGGACCCGCATTTTGAAACAGCGATCTCCGACCTTGAGGTCGAAAATCTCGAGGTTGCTGGTCACATGTGGCACTTCAAATACCCGCTCGCGAACGGAGCGACATATACCTACGTCGAGAAAGACGAAGAGGGCAATGTGACCCTCTCGGAAGAGCGCGATTACATCTCGATCGCCACCACTCGCCCCGAGACAATGCTGGGTGACGGGGCCGTGGCAGTGCACCCTGATGACGCACGCTATGCGCCTATCATAGGCCAGCTCTGCGAGATTCCCGTAGGGCCAAAAGAGCATCGCCGCCTCATTCCGATCATCACAGATGAATACCCTGACATGGCCTTTGGGTCGGGTGCTGTGAAGATCACTGGCGCGCACGACTTCAACGACTATGAAGTCGCCAAGCGCGCGGGCATTCCACTCTATCGCCTGATGGACACCAAAGGCGCGATGCGTTCTGACGGAGCCAGCTATGACGAGGCAGCGACCGTGGCGATGTCTGTCTCTAAGGGTCTGCAAACGCTCACTATTTCTGAGGCTGATGCGCTTAACCTCGTGCCCGAAGAGCTGCGTGGGCTAGACCGTTTTGCGGCGCGTAAGGCTGTTGTAGAGCAAATCACGGCCGAGGGTTTGGCCGTGATGGTGTCTGAAGCGTTTGAAGATGAAGATGGCGAGCCCCAAACCCGGCTTGTCCCCCATGTCGAGAACAAACCCATCATGCAGCCTTTTGGCGATCGCTCCAAAGTGGTGATCGAGCCGATGCTGACGGATCAATGGTTTGTCGATGCTGAGAAAGTTGTCGGTCCTGCGCTGGATGCTGTGCGCGATGGCGAGATCAAGATCATGCCTGAAAGTGGTGAGAAAACATATTATCACTGGCTGGAAAATATCGAGCCTTGGTGCATCTCCCGTCAGCTCTGGTGGGGGCATCAGATCCCAGTTTGGTTTGACATATTTGGCAACCAGTTTTGTGCCTCGACTCAAGCTGAAGCTATAGAAAATGCGAAGAAATTCTACGAGGGGTGGGTTCCTGGCGCTGAGGTGAAGGTAGTTGTTTCGGACAAAGGGAACGCAAAAGTTGAACAGGGGTCGCAGGCAAAGAGTTATGCGGAACTAAACCAGCTGACAGCTATGTCTATGGGCAACGAGATCAATAAGGTTAACATTGCTCTTTACCGCGACCCTGATGTTCTCGACACGTGGTTCTCTTCTGGACTCTGGCCGATTGGTACACTTGGCTGGCCCGAAGACACCGACGAGATGAAGCGCTACTTCCCGACAGATGTGCTTGTCACGGGCGCGGATATTCTGTTCTTCTGGGTGGCACGGATGATCATGATGCAAAAAGCTGTGGTCAACGAGATCCCATTTCACACCGTCTATCTGCATCAGCTCGTCCGCGACGAGAAGGGCAAGAAGATGTCCAAGACCACGGGCAACGTGATCGACCCGCTTGAAATTGTTGACGAATTCGGCGCCGATGCGCTGCGCTTCACCAATGCGCAGATGGCGGCGCTGGGGGGTGTTCTCAAGCTTTCAAAACAAAAGATCACCGGCTATCGCAACTTCACAACCAAGCTCTGGAACGCAGCGCGCTTTGCCGAAATGAACGAGGCTGTTGGCTCTGACGGGGCCGTGCCAGAGGCCAGCGCGACTGTGAACAAATGGATCATCGGTGAGACCGCCAAAGTGCGGGAAACAGTTGATGCGGCACTTGAGGCCTATCGTTTCAATGATGCGGCCAATGCGCTTTATGCCTTTGTCTGGGGCAAAGTCTGCGACTGGTATGTCGAATTCTCCAAACCGCTGCTGCTCGATGGGGACGCTGTCACAAAAGCTGAAACACAGGCCGTAATGGCTTGGGTGATTGATCAATGTGTTGTCCTGTTGCACCCGATCATGCCGTTTATCACTGAAGAACTCTGGGGCACGTTGGGAGAGCGTCAAAAGATTCTCGCGCATACCGATTGGCCAACCTACGGGAGCGAGCTTGTCGATGCGGCGGCGGATGCCGAAATGAACTGGGTTATTGGTCTTATCGAAGAAATCCGCTCTGTGCGTGCGCAGATGCATGTGCCTGCTGGTCTGAAAGTGCCCGTTGTCGTTCGCAATATGAGCGAGGAGGCGAAGGCTGCCTATGATGGCAATGAAGCCCTGATCAAGAAGCTCGCTCGGATGGATGAATTGCATGTCGTGGCAGAGTTCCCGAAAGGCACAGCTGCGCTCAGTGTGACAGGCGCCGAGTTTGGCCTTCCTCTTGCGGACATCATTGATGTTGATGAGGAGAAAGCGCGTCTCGAAAAGAGCCTTGGAAAGCTTGCTAAAGAAATCGGCGGGATGCGCGGACGGCTTGGAAACCCCAAGTTTGTTGCAAGTGCTCCTGACGAAGTTGTCGAGGAAACGCGTGCCAATCTGGCCGAGCGTGAAGAGGAAGAGGGGCTGATGAAGGCTGCTCTCAAACGCTTGGCAGAAATCTAA
- a CDS encoding crotonase/enoyl-CoA hydratase family protein, with amino-acid sequence MPRVTTEIKDHIAHVTLTRADKMNGVDIEMAEALVAAGQALLTDQSIRAVVLAGEGRAFCAGLDVQSFAVLAAGDPEARIMPREFGNTNLFQELCMVWRRIPVPVIAALHGAVYGAGFQLALGADIRIAHPDAKLAVMEMKWGLVPDMGGMVLMPALARSDVIRKMTYTAEPVSATQALEWGLVTELSEAPLEAAQTLAATIASKSPSAIRAAKRLIGLAESGVSEDEVLLAESREQTDLIGKPEQMEVIAANMQNRAPKF; translated from the coding sequence ATGCCCCGCGTTACCACCGAGATCAAAGATCATATCGCTCATGTCACGCTGACCCGTGCTGATAAAATGAACGGGGTTGATATCGAGATGGCGGAGGCCCTCGTTGCTGCAGGGCAGGCGCTTCTTACAGATCAAAGCATCCGCGCGGTTGTCCTTGCGGGCGAGGGGCGCGCTTTTTGCGCGGGGCTTGATGTTCAGAGCTTCGCCGTTTTGGCCGCAGGTGACCCCGAGGCACGGATCATGCCGCGCGAATTCGGCAACACCAACCTGTTTCAAGAGCTCTGCATGGTCTGGAGGCGTATTCCTGTGCCTGTGATCGCGGCGCTTCACGGTGCGGTTTATGGTGCTGGGTTCCAACTCGCGCTTGGGGCGGATATTCGGATTGCGCACCCTGATGCGAAACTGGCGGTGATGGAAATGAAATGGGGCCTCGTCCCCGACATGGGCGGTATGGTCCTCATGCCGGCACTTGCGCGCTCGGATGTGATCCGCAAAATGACCTATACCGCCGAGCCGGTGAGTGCGACGCAAGCACTTGAGTGGGGCCTTGTGACGGAACTGTCCGAAGCTCCGCTTGAAGCAGCGCAAACGCTCGCGGCGACGATCGCCTCCAAAAGTCCGTCTGCCATCCGCGCGGCCAAACGGCTCATCGGGCTGGCCGAAAGCGGGGTCTCTGAAGACGAAGTGCTCTTGGCGGAAAGCCGTGAGCAAACAGACCTCATCGGCAAGCCCGAGCAGATGGAAGTGATCGCAGCAAATATGCAAAACCGCGCGCCGAAATTCTAG
- a CDS encoding Tat pathway signal protein, with protein MAKLTRRGFIGTTLAAGAVRAVPTVASKTGSRRILTLVYDKSLGMMRAVEKIVPLR; from the coding sequence ATGGCCAAACTCACCCGTCGTGGTTTTATCGGAACGACACTCGCTGCAGGTGCGGTGCGCGCCGTGCCGACTGTCGCCAGTAAAACGGGCAGTCGCCGTATCCTGACGCTGGTCTATGACAAATCCCTCGGCATGATGCGCGCGGTCGAGAAGATTGTGCCTTTACGTTAA
- a CDS encoding pyridoxal phosphate-dependent aminotransferase — MTHTRFTKLAESLPATVPFVGPEAQERAMGKPFAARVGANENVFGPSPLALKAMAESLKDIWMYGESENHDLRAALALHHGCAPENIMVGEGIDGLLGYLVRLLVEEGDAVVTSDGAYPTFNYHVAGFGGVLHKLPYRDDHEDLPALLEKARETGAKLVYFANPDNPMATWSKGADVLKALERLPEGCLLVLDEAYIEFAPEGTAAPIEIEDPRVIRMRTFSKAYGLASARVGYALGAAPLIMAFNKIRNHFGMNRTSQIGALEALKDQSYLGDTLANASAARQTIAEIASANGLSSLPSAANFVAIDCGQDGAFAKAVLDGLIKRGVFVRMPFVAPQNRCIRVSCGTPADLDALAAALPEALAEARTI; from the coding sequence ATGACACATACACGCTTCACAAAGCTCGCCGAGAGCCTGCCCGCCACCGTCCCTTTTGTCGGCCCTGAAGCTCAGGAACGCGCCATGGGAAAACCCTTTGCCGCGCGCGTCGGGGCGAATGAAAATGTCTTTGGCCCCTCGCCTCTGGCACTCAAAGCCATGGCCGAGAGCCTAAAAGATATCTGGATGTATGGTGAAAGCGAAAACCATGATCTACGTGCCGCGCTGGCGCTCCACCACGGCTGCGCTCCTGAGAACATCATGGTCGGCGAAGGCATAGACGGGCTTTTGGGCTATCTCGTGCGCTTGCTTGTCGAGGAGGGTGACGCAGTCGTGACCTCCGATGGAGCCTATCCGACCTTTAACTACCATGTTGCGGGCTTTGGCGGCGTCTTACACAAGTTGCCATACCGTGACGATCATGAGGATCTGCCCGCGCTTCTTGAAAAGGCCCGCGAGACTGGGGCAAAGCTTGTCTATTTTGCCAACCCAGACAACCCGATGGCAACGTGGAGCAAGGGCGCAGACGTGCTCAAGGCGCTTGAGCGCCTGCCAGAGGGCTGCCTTTTGGTACTGGATGAAGCCTATATCGAATTTGCCCCCGAAGGCACGGCCGCCCCTATCGAAATCGAAGATCCGCGCGTCATCCGTATGCGGACGTTTTCCAAAGCCTATGGTCTGGCCAGCGCGCGTGTTGGCTATGCCCTTGGTGCTGCGCCGCTCATTATGGCCTTTAACAAAATCCGCAATCACTTTGGCATGAACCGTACCAGTCAGATTGGCGCTTTGGAGGCCCTTAAGGATCAGAGCTATCTTGGAGACACGCTCGCAAACGCCAGCGCAGCGCGTCAGACAATTGCAGAGATTGCGTCTGCAAATGGTCTCAGCAGCCTGCCTTCGGCGGCTAATTTTGTCGCAATCGATTGCGGGCAGGACGGTGCCTTTGCCAAGGCTGTGCTCGACGGGCTGATCAAACGCGGCGTGTTTGTTCGCATGCCCTTTGTTGCGCCACAAAACCGTTGCATCCGCGTGAGCTGCGGCACACCAGCCGATCTTGACGCACTCGCGGCCGCTCTGCCCGAGGCTCTGGCAGAGGCACGCACCATCTAG
- a CDS encoding DUF1007 family protein, which translates to MRYLSAIFCLLAAPLTAHPHVFVETGLKLVRGQSGMVEGVEVTWRYDELYSLLVLEDMGLDDDFDGKLTQIEMAELDGFDLKWIEGFEGDLYATSVEGKLALGPPKNRGTSIEKGQIVTRHFRALERSAKTLSLKAFDPTYYTAYDLGLGIDLPGGCEAKVIKADLDAAKRLEAELLGDDVDNPEADYPEVGEEFADEIIVTCAPAS; encoded by the coding sequence ATGCGATATTTGAGTGCCATCTTCTGTCTGCTTGCCGCGCCGCTGACTGCGCATCCGCATGTCTTTGTCGAAACGGGCCTCAAGCTCGTGCGCGGACAGAGCGGAATGGTTGAGGGCGTCGAAGTCACTTGGCGTTATGATGAGCTATATTCCCTGCTCGTCCTCGAAGACATGGGGCTGGATGATGATTTTGATGGCAAGCTCACTCAAATCGAGATGGCAGAGCTGGACGGGTTTGACCTGAAGTGGATCGAGGGCTTTGAGGGCGATCTCTACGCGACAAGCGTCGAAGGCAAGCTTGCGCTGGGCCCACCCAAGAACCGCGGCACAAGCATAGAAAAAGGCCAGATCGTCACCCGCCACTTCCGCGCGCTTGAGCGCTCTGCGAAAACGCTCAGCCTCAAGGCTTTTGATCCGACGTATTATACAGCCTACGATCTTGGCCTTGGCATTGATTTGCCAGGGGGCTGTGAGGCCAAAGTGATAAAAGCCGATCTTGATGCCGCCAAGAGGCTCGAAGCTGAGCTTCTGGGAGACGATGTAGACAATCCCGAAGCTGATTACCCCGAAGTCGGCGAAGAATTTGCAGATGAGATTATCGTCACATGCGCACCAGCCTCCTGA
- the ppk2 gene encoding polyphosphate kinase 2: MSTHTTSPVSKAKSKEGSPNLEAARRAFENGIYPYKTKIGKRDYEAQKAALQAELLKVQHWAQETGEKIVMLFEGRDAAGKGGTIKRFTEHLNPRFARVIALNKPTDEERGQWYFQRYVQHLPTSGEIVLYDRSWYNRAGVERVMGFCEPNEYLEFMRQTPDVEQMLVRSGIRLYKYWFSVTQEEQRARFASRETDPLKQWKLSPIDKASLGKWDDYTEAKEAMFFYTDTADAPWTVIKSNDKKRARLACMRHFLASIDYPGKDVELIGTPDPLICNSANHVIHRADHILGASLHPDQRRSK, encoded by the coding sequence ATGAGCACACATACAACATCTCCCGTTTCCAAAGCGAAGTCAAAGGAAGGTAGCCCCAATCTCGAGGCGGCGCGCCGCGCGTTTGAAAACGGGATTTATCCCTACAAAACCAAAATCGGTAAGCGCGACTACGAGGCCCAGAAGGCCGCCCTACAAGCCGAGCTCCTGAAGGTTCAACACTGGGCCCAAGAGACGGGCGAGAAGATTGTTATGCTCTTTGAGGGGCGTGATGCTGCGGGCAAGGGCGGCACAATCAAGCGTTTCACCGAGCATCTCAACCCGCGCTTCGCCCGCGTCATCGCTCTGAACAAGCCAACAGACGAAGAGCGCGGCCAATGGTATTTCCAGCGCTATGTGCAGCACTTGCCCACCAGCGGCGAGATCGTGCTCTATGACCGCAGCTGGTATAATCGCGCAGGTGTCGAGAGGGTTATGGGCTTTTGTGAGCCAAACGAATATCTCGAATTCATGCGTCAGACCCCTGATGTAGAGCAAATGCTCGTACGCTCAGGCATAAGGCTGTACAAATATTGGTTCTCGGTCACCCAAGAAGAGCAGCGTGCCCGCTTTGCCAGCCGCGAAACTGACCCTTTGAAGCAATGGAAGCTCAGCCCCATCGACAAGGCCAGCCTTGGCAAATGGGACGACTACACCGAGGCGAAGGAGGCGATGTTCTTTTATACGGATACGGCCGATGCGCCTTGGACTGTGATCAAATCCAACGACAAAAAGCGCGCGCGGCTGGCCTGTATGCGCCATTTTCTCGCCAGCATCGACTACCCGGGCAAAGACGTCGAGTTGATCGGCACTCCTGATCCGCTCATCTGCAACAGTGCCAATCATGTGATCCACCGCGCCGATCACATTTTGGGCGCCTCCCTGCACCCTGATCAACGCCGCAGCAAGTAG
- a CDS encoding helix-turn-helix transcriptional regulator: MASFDFKLFRENLLSHMKAKGLKPAQLSKMAGLNPRAVKDIEEERIKNPRIQTVLALEAAMELPFGKLLGKSIDEIDSELLSLLGELDEATQKQLLMTLQSLSSNRTHSL, from the coding sequence GTGGCGAGTTTTGATTTTAAGCTGTTTCGTGAGAACCTTTTATCTCATATGAAAGCCAAAGGCCTCAAACCAGCACAGCTATCCAAAATGGCGGGACTAAACCCGCGCGCCGTGAAAGACATTGAAGAAGAGCGGATCAAAAATCCGCGCATCCAAACTGTCCTTGCGCTGGAGGCCGCTATGGAACTGCCTTTTGGCAAACTCCTCGGCAAATCCATCGACGAGATCGACAGCGAGCTTCTCAGCCTTCTTGGAGAGCTTGACGAAGCAACCCAGAAACAGCTCCTGATGACTCTTCAATCTCTGTCGTCGAACAGAACCCATTCTCTTTAA
- the dtd gene encoding D-aminoacyl-tRNA deacylase, translating to MRALLQRVSEAQVRVNGAEIGACGRGLMILVCAMQGDTAEDATRLALKISKLRIFTDDGGKMNRSVLDIAGEALVVSQFTLAADTSRGNRPGFSAAAPPEEGKVLYEKFARNLGELGVPVATGEFGADMKVSLINDGPVTIFMES from the coding sequence ATGAGAGCGCTACTACAACGTGTCAGTGAAGCCCAAGTCAGGGTAAACGGGGCCGAGATCGGCGCTTGTGGACGGGGTCTGATGATACTCGTCTGCGCGATGCAGGGCGACACAGCTGAGGACGCCACGCGGCTGGCACTTAAAATCTCCAAACTCAGAATTTTCACCGATGACGGCGGCAAAATGAACCGCTCAGTGCTTGATATAGCCGGTGAAGCACTTGTGGTGAGTCAGTTTACGCTCGCTGCGGATACGTCACGCGGCAATCGCCCTGGCTTTTCGGCAGCAGCTCCGCCTGAGGAGGGCAAGGTGCTCTATGAGAAATTTGCCCGCAACTTGGGCGAGCTTGGCGTGCCTGTGGCCACAGGCGAATTTGGTGCAGATATGAAAGTCTCGCTGATCAACGACGGGCCTGTGACGATCTTTATGGAAAGCTAG
- a CDS encoding aminotransferase class V-fold PLP-dependent enzyme, which yields MSASGGREYLAIPGPSVMPDAVLRAMHRASPNIYAGELPDMMPELISGLKAVARTEQNATIYIANGHGAWEAALSNILAEGDQALGIYNGRFGVGWAEVARGLGAEVIPLDCGLKAPATGEALEAALRADTTGKIKVVLCTHVDTSTSVKNNIAEMRAAIDAAGHDALLAVDCIASLGCDHFEMDAWGVDVMVAASQKGLMVPPGLGFVFFSDKAAAVRAAMPRVSLYWDWTPRANPQALWQYFAGTAPTHHLYGLQASLEMLHSEGMEAVWARHVRMAGAIWAACETWGQGGPLKLNVAERTHRSCAVTALHIGVEHGLRLRQWTEGEAGLTLGIGLGMSTPEDPEGNGFFRIGHMGHINAQMVMGTLGSIEAAFSSLNVPRGSGALEAAAAALA from the coding sequence ATGTCAGCATCTGGTGGACGCGAATATCTGGCCATTCCGGGGCCGTCTGTTATGCCTGACGCCGTCTTGCGCGCAATGCACCGCGCCTCGCCCAATATCTACGCTGGCGAGCTGCCTGATATGATGCCAGAGCTTATCTCAGGCCTCAAAGCCGTGGCGCGTACCGAGCAGAACGCAACAATCTATATCGCCAACGGTCATGGTGCATGGGAAGCCGCGCTGAGCAATATTCTCGCCGAGGGCGACCAAGCACTCGGAATTTATAATGGTCGTTTTGGCGTCGGTTGGGCCGAAGTGGCGCGCGGCCTTGGGGCCGAAGTTATTCCACTTGATTGCGGCCTTAAAGCGCCAGCGACAGGCGAGGCACTGGAAGCGGCCCTGCGTGCAGACACGACAGGCAAGATCAAAGTGGTGCTTTGCACCCATGTCGATACGTCTACCTCCGTAAAAAATAATATTGCTGAAATGCGCGCGGCGATCGACGCGGCAGGCCATGATGCGCTTCTTGCGGTAGATTGCATCGCCTCTTTGGGGTGTGATCACTTTGAAATGGACGCTTGGGGCGTCGATGTCATGGTCGCGGCCTCTCAAAAGGGGCTTATGGTTCCTCCTGGACTTGGGTTTGTCTTCTTTAGCGATAAGGCAGCCGCCGTGCGCGCCGCGATGCCCCGTGTCAGCCTCTATTGGGACTGGACGCCGCGTGCCAACCCGCAGGCCCTCTGGCAGTATTTTGCAGGGACAGCGCCAACACATCACCTCTACGGGCTACAAGCCTCCCTTGAAATGCTGCATTCTGAAGGCATGGAAGCCGTCTGGGCACGCCACGTGCGTATGGCAGGGGCAATCTGGGCTGCGTGCGAAACATGGGGGCAGGGTGGCCCGCTCAAGCTCAATGTTGCTGAGCGTACGCATCGTTCCTGTGCTGTCACAGCTCTGCATATCGGGGTGGAGCATGGCCTGCGCCTGCGCCAATGGACCGAAGGCGAAGCAGGTCTTACGCTTGGCATCGGTCTTGGGATGTCTACGCCCGAAGACCCTGAAGGCAATGGATTTTTCCGGATTGGTCACATGGGTCACATCAATGCGCAGATGGTCATGGGGACGCTTGGCAGCATCGAGGCGGCCTTTTCCTCACTGAATGTGCCGCGCGGATCAGGCGCGCTAGAAGCCGCCGCCGCGGCCTTGGCCTAG
- a CDS encoding ABC transporter ATP-binding protein, translated as MSDTSNPSDKLFGWLWRSYLKRFTSYLLIALMFMILEGSMLGALSYIMRPMFDTVFIAGNETAIKWVALAIFGIFACRAVSAVGQKVTLAYIVQKMAASLRTDLLAHIMRQDGTFHQTHPPGFLIQRVQADVMAINDGWRALIMGAGRDFITLMVLMGVAVSVDWKWTVVALIGAPVVLAPTRLVQKFVRRRAGEARDLGAKLATRLDEVFHGIVPVKLNRLEGYQSERYGQLTDKLVKAEVRAHAGSAVVPGLIDIMSGLGFVGVLVYGGSEIIAGDKSVGQFMSFFTAIGFAFEPLRRLGAVSGQWQIAASGIERLRELLEMEPSMRSPANPKPAPQGTPEIALRDVTLAYGDTTVLKGASLFAEAGKTTALVGASGAGKSTIFNLLTRLVDPDSGSVTLGGVETRDMTLEDLRGLFSVVSQDAALFDETLRENILLGRTDVSEERLQEVIEAAHVADFLPQLSDGLETPVGPRGSSLSGGQRQRVAIARALLRDTPILLLDEATSALDAKSEAVVQDALERLSKGRTTIVIAHRLSTVRDADKIVVMDAGRVVDEGTHEALLAGDGLYARLHDLQFKTSGQTADKAALARQGRRRKKSATKATDSSHHAAPSLLSRIFARLSGR; from the coding sequence ATGAGCGACACTTCAAATCCGAGTGACAAACTGTTTGGCTGGCTTTGGCGCAGCTATCTTAAGCGCTTTACGTCTTATCTGCTGATTGCGCTGATGTTTATGATCCTCGAAGGCTCTATGCTGGGCGCGCTCAGCTACATCATGCGGCCGATGTTTGACACCGTGTTTATTGCGGGCAATGAGACGGCCATCAAATGGGTGGCGCTGGCGATCTTCGGGATTTTTGCCTGTCGCGCCGTCTCGGCAGTGGGGCAGAAAGTCACGCTTGCCTATATCGTTCAGAAGATGGCCGCCTCCCTGAGGACCGACCTTCTGGCGCATATCATGCGCCAAGACGGAACCTTTCATCAGACCCACCCGCCCGGCTTTCTCATTCAGCGGGTGCAGGCGGATGTAATGGCGATCAATGATGGCTGGCGCGCGCTGATTATGGGTGCGGGGCGCGATTTCATCACGCTCATGGTCTTGATGGGGGTCGCTGTCTCCGTTGATTGGAAGTGGACGGTTGTGGCGTTGATTGGCGCTCCTGTTGTTCTCGCGCCCACGCGACTTGTGCAGAAGTTTGTCCGCCGCCGTGCGGGTGAAGCGCGCGATCTTGGTGCAAAGCTTGCCACACGGCTTGATGAGGTCTTTCACGGGATTGTACCTGTGAAGCTCAACCGTCTTGAGGGCTACCAAAGTGAGCGCTACGGCCAGCTCACAGACAAGCTTGTAAAAGCCGAAGTCCGCGCCCATGCGGGCAGCGCTGTTGTTCCTGGACTGATTGATATCATGTCGGGCCTCGGCTTTGTCGGGGTCTTGGTTTACGGCGGCTCCGAGATTATTGCAGGTGATAAATCCGTCGGGCAATTCATGTCTTTCTTTACGGCCATCGGCTTTGCCTTTGAGCCCCTGCGCCGTCTTGGTGCGGTGAGCGGGCAATGGCAGATTGCAGCCTCGGGGATCGAGCGGCTGCGCGAGCTTCTGGAGATGGAGCCAAGCATGCGCTCGCCTGCGAACCCGAAGCCCGCACCGCAGGGCACGCCCGAAATCGCGCTGCGCGATGTGACGCTCGCCTACGGCGATACGACAGTGTTGAAAGGCGCAAGCCTCTTTGCTGAAGCGGGTAAGACAACAGCGCTTGTGGGGGCATCCGGAGCTGGGAAATCGACCATATTCAACTTACTGACACGTCTCGTGGACCCAGACAGTGGCAGCGTGACGCTTGGCGGCGTCGAGACGCGCGATATGACACTAGAAGACCTGCGCGGCCTGTTCTCTGTGGTCAGTCAGGATGCGGCTCTGTTTGATGAGACGTTGCGCGAGAACATTCTCTTGGGGCGCACTGATGTTTCTGAAGAGCGCTTGCAAGAGGTAATCGAGGCGGCACATGTGGCTGACTTTTTGCCCCAGCTTTCTGACGGCTTGGAAACGCCTGTTGGCCCGCGCGGATCAAGCCTCTCTGGCGGACAGCGTCAGCGGGTCGCGATTGCGCGGGCTTTGCTGCGCGATACGCCAATTCTACTTTTGGATGAGGCGACATCGGCGCTGGATGCGAAGTCAGAAGCTGTTGTGCAGGACGCGCTGGAACGCCTCTCCAAGGGACGCACAACGATTGTGATCGCACATCGGCTCTCGACCGTGCGGGACGCCGATAAGATTGTTGTCATGGATGCGGGGCGCGTTGTCGACGAAGGCACCCATGAAGCGCTTCTGGCAGGCGATGGGCTTTATGCGCGACTGCATGACTTGCAGTTTAAGACGAGCGGTCAGACCGCCGATAAAGCTGCGCTAGCGCGGCAGGGTCGGCGCCGCAAAAAAAGCGCAACAAAAGCCACAGATTCTTCCCACCACGCTGCACCCAGCCTTCTGTCTCGTATTTTTGCGCGTCTGTCAGGGCGGTAA